One window from the genome of Acidobacteriota bacterium encodes:
- a CDS encoding type II secretion system F family protein, with the protein MQFRCKVASAAGQVTQGTYVADSELALRHELESKGLFLLSLQRVGGVGVGQFSVQLPSRKHISSSEFLIFNQEMATLLRAGLPLVQSLDILRRRVPNPTLKAVLTDVYERVRSGSALSDAFEAQGGMFAGIYHASLMAGEKSGSLETVLRRYVAHMKIISSVRSRMVSALIYPMVLLVISAVVVGLIVFKVVPEFGAFYRGFSAGAELPASTRLIVAFSEGIVNNVFVWVPAVLLVVVLGWIWVRQPGQRRRLDSAMLRLPWFGPLSRKFSTAQVARTVSTLLAGGIPLVNALDIASKSVGNRAVAQDLDIVAKEVREGMSLHDSLSRRGTFPDVAIEMVEVGESTGALAEMLNSIADFYDEENDTSLTRFSNLMQPLLLVIMGIVIAALLLSLYMPLFQLSSLT; encoded by the coding sequence ATGCAATTTCGCTGCAAAGTCGCGTCCGCCGCCGGTCAAGTCACGCAAGGCACATATGTCGCAGACAGCGAACTGGCGCTGCGGCACGAACTCGAAAGCAAAGGACTGTTTCTGCTGTCGCTGCAGCGCGTGGGTGGCGTGGGGGTGGGGCAGTTCTCGGTGCAGTTGCCGTCGCGCAAACACATCTCAAGCTCGGAGTTCCTGATCTTCAACCAGGAGATGGCCACGTTGCTCCGCGCCGGCCTGCCGCTGGTGCAGTCGCTCGACATTCTCCGGCGCCGCGTGCCGAACCCCACGCTGAAGGCCGTGCTGACCGACGTGTACGAGCGCGTCCGTTCCGGCAGCGCGTTGTCTGATGCCTTTGAGGCGCAGGGCGGCATGTTCGCGGGGATTTACCACGCCTCGCTGATGGCCGGCGAAAAAAGCGGCAGCCTCGAGACGGTGCTCCGGCGCTATGTGGCGCACATGAAGATCATTTCGTCGGTACGGTCGCGCATGGTGTCGGCGCTGATCTACCCGATGGTGCTCCTGGTGATTTCGGCTGTCGTGGTCGGATTGATCGTGTTCAAGGTCGTGCCGGAATTCGGCGCCTTCTACCGGGGGTTTTCCGCCGGCGCGGAGCTGCCGGCGTCGACGCGGCTGATCGTGGCGTTTTCTGAAGGCATCGTGAACAACGTGTTCGTCTGGGTCCCGGCGGTGCTGCTGGTGGTCGTCCTGGGCTGGATATGGGTTCGACAGCCCGGGCAACGCCGGCGGCTCGACAGCGCGATGCTGCGGCTGCCATGGTTCGGCCCGCTGAGCCGGAAGTTCTCCACCGCGCAGGTCGCGCGAACGGTGTCCACCTTGCTGGCGGGCGGTATCCCGCTGGTCAACGCCCTCGACATCGCCTCGAAGTCGGTCGGCAATCGCGCCGTGGCGCAGGATCTTGATATCGTCGCCAAGGAAGTGCGCGAGGGCATGAGCCTGCACGACTCGCTCTCGCGACGAGGCACGTTCCCCGATGTGGCGATCGAAATGGTGGAGGTGGGCGAGTCCACCGGCGCGCTCGCCGAGATGCTCAACAGCATCGCGGACTTCTACGACGAGGAGAACGACACGAGCCTGACCCGGTTCTCCAACCTCATGCAGCCCCTCCTGCTCGTCATCATGGGCATTGTGATCGCGGCGCTGCTGCTGTCGCTCTATATGCCGCTGTTCCAACTCTCGAGCCTCACCTGA
- a CDS encoding lytic transglycosylase domain-containing protein, giving the protein MWVPKDFVVSVTPDEVPYVPPAEERAGDGIAVPILSVDAETAAAAESATASRTELMALVDRLAAHHGVRADLARAVVQVESNYESRAVSPKGAMGLMQLMPATARQYALEDPFDPAQNLNAGLRHLRGLLDRYGKGRESLALAAYNAGEGAVTRYRGIPPYRETQNYVRRILTLTGR; this is encoded by the coding sequence ATGTGGGTGCCGAAAGACTTCGTGGTGTCGGTGACGCCGGACGAAGTTCCCTATGTGCCGCCTGCAGAAGAACGAGCCGGTGACGGCATTGCCGTGCCGATCCTGTCCGTGGACGCCGAAACCGCGGCCGCCGCCGAAAGCGCAACGGCATCACGCACCGAGTTGATGGCGCTGGTAGACCGGCTGGCCGCGCATCACGGCGTGCGCGCGGACCTGGCCCGCGCGGTGGTGCAGGTGGAGTCCAACTACGAGTCGCGCGCCGTGTCACCCAAGGGCGCCATGGGGCTGATGCAATTGATGCCGGCGACGGCCCGGCAGTACGCGCTCGAGGATCCGTTTGACCCGGCCCAGAACCTGAATGCGGGACTGCGTCACCTCCGCGGCCTCCTTGACCGCTACGGCAAGGGCCGTGAGTCGCTGGCGCTGGCCGCGTACAACGCCGGCGAAGGCGCGGTGACCCGTTACCGCGGAATCCCGCCGTATCGCGAGACGCAAAACTACGTCCGTCGCATCCTGACGCTGACGGGACGCTAG
- a CDS encoding BMC domain-containing protein, producing MKSDALGMIETRGLIGAIEAADAMVKTANVTLVGKEYIGAGYVTVFARGDVGAIKAAVDAGAAAARRVGELISVHVIARPHADVERVLPGAPAPAKG from the coding sequence ATGAAATCAGACGCCCTCGGCATGATTGAAACGCGCGGCTTGATCGGTGCGATCGAGGCGGCAGACGCCATGGTCAAGACGGCCAACGTGACCCTGGTCGGCAAGGAATACATCGGCGCCGGGTACGTCACCGTCTTCGCCCGGGGGGATGTGGGGGCCATCAAGGCCGCCGTTGATGCCGGGGCCGCTGCGGCACGCCGTGTCGGGGAACTGATTTCCGTCCACGTGATCGCGCGCCCGCACGCCGACGTGGAGCGCGTGTTGCCCGGCGCGCCAGCGCCTGCCAAGGGCTGA
- a CDS encoding aldehyde dehydrogenase family protein has protein sequence MAQPPADTAAPPSPAVSDSRRMAVRAKAAAARLAECSQTQIDTIVGAVAAAARTRVESFAQLAVEETGFGVVADKIQKNRFAAERVYEFIKPMRTVGVIRRDDERKVVEIAEPFGVVAAIVPSTNPTSTAIYKILISLKARCPIVISPHPSAARCITQVAETLAEAAYAAGAPDGSVNWLTQVSLEGTQELMRHRDVAVILATGGMGLVRAAYSAGKPAYGVGPGNAPCFIERSADLAKAASDILTGKSFDNGVLCSSPNSVVVESAVAAETRRQFQAQGGYFLSPAEVDIVSKALVTPQRLPNPKFVGKSATYLAKAMGITVPAGTRALIAELAGVGREFPLSIEKLCPVLSYYVVADWQQGCERCKQILRYGGMGHTMSIHSKNEPVILEFGLKKPAFRIVVNTPTTHGSIGLTTGLDPAMTLGCGGYGGNITSDNITPMHLLNIKRLAYEIRPASTGRATPAAPAGASPAQAPLPQVAAATVEKGLSAASVTSHVEAFLDGRSGAGHGSPAATSQSIAEFVCESDVQQAIDLGKTILVGERTIVTPLARDLGEAHKVLVSSAWPATARR, from the coding sequence ATGGCACAGCCACCCGCTGACACCGCCGCCCCGCCCTCACCCGCCGTGAGTGACTCGCGACGGATGGCCGTTCGCGCGAAGGCCGCCGCCGCGCGCCTGGCCGAATGCTCCCAAACCCAGATCGACACCATCGTCGGGGCCGTGGCGGCAGCCGCCCGCACGCGTGTGGAGTCATTTGCGCAACTCGCCGTGGAAGAAACCGGCTTCGGCGTCGTGGCCGACAAGATCCAGAAGAACCGATTTGCGGCCGAGCGGGTGTACGAGTTCATCAAGCCGATGCGTACCGTCGGCGTTATCCGGCGAGACGATGAGCGGAAGGTGGTGGAGATAGCGGAACCGTTCGGCGTGGTGGCCGCCATCGTGCCGTCCACCAATCCGACGTCCACGGCCATCTACAAGATTCTGATCTCACTCAAGGCCCGCTGCCCCATCGTCATCAGCCCGCACCCGTCGGCGGCGCGTTGCATCACTCAGGTGGCCGAGACCCTGGCCGAGGCGGCATACGCGGCCGGGGCTCCGGATGGATCGGTGAACTGGCTGACGCAGGTGTCGCTCGAGGGGACGCAGGAATTGATGCGCCACCGTGACGTGGCGGTGATTCTGGCCACCGGTGGGATGGGGCTGGTGCGAGCGGCGTACAGCGCGGGCAAACCCGCCTATGGCGTGGGCCCGGGCAATGCGCCGTGTTTCATTGAACGTTCGGCTGACCTCGCCAAGGCCGCGAGCGACATCCTGACCGGCAAGAGTTTCGACAATGGCGTGCTGTGCTCGTCGCCAAACTCTGTGGTCGTCGAGAGCGCCGTGGCCGCTGAGACGCGCCGGCAGTTTCAGGCGCAGGGCGGCTATTTTCTCTCGCCCGCCGAGGTGGACATCGTCAGCAAGGCCCTGGTGACGCCGCAGCGACTCCCCAACCCGAAGTTTGTCGGCAAGTCGGCGACGTATCTCGCGAAGGCGATGGGCATCACCGTGCCCGCGGGGACGCGGGCTCTGATTGCCGAACTGGCCGGCGTCGGGCGCGAGTTCCCGTTGTCGATCGAGAAGCTTTGCCCGGTGCTGTCGTACTACGTCGTGGCGGACTGGCAGCAGGGCTGCGAACGGTGCAAACAGATCCTGCGGTATGGCGGGATGGGCCACACGATGTCCATCCACTCGAAGAACGAGCCAGTCATCCTCGAGTTTGGCCTCAAGAAGCCGGCGTTCAGAATCGTTGTGAATACGCCCACCACCCACGGGTCGATCGGCCTCACCACCGGCCTTGACCCGGCGATGACGCTCGGTTGTGGCGGCTACGGTGGCAACATCACGTCGGACAACATCACGCCCATGCACTTGTTGAATATCAAGCGGCTGGCGTACGAGATCCGCCCCGCCTCGACGGGCCGGGCCACTCCCGCGGCACCTGCCGGCGCGAGTCCGGCTCAGGCCCCCCTGCCTCAGGTGGCGGCTGCGACCGTCGAAAAGGGGCTGTCAGCCGCCTCGGTCACGTCGCACGTCGAGGCGTTTCTCGATGGCCGATCTGGCGCTGGGCACGGTTCGCCGGCCGCCACCTCCCAGTCAATCGCGGAATTTGTCTGCGAAAGCGACGTTCAGCAGGCCATTGACCTGGGGAAGACCATCCTTGTCGGGGAGCGGACGATTGTCACTCCCTTGGCCCGCGATTTGGGCGAAGCCCACAAAGTGTTGGTCAGCAGCGCGTGGCCGGCGACGGCTCGCCGATAG
- a CDS encoding LysM peptidoglycan-binding domain-containing protein: MTLARLLTRLVALSGTCLVVACGARATPALPVVPLPVAPPAQVAVPAVTPPAAPLVDPISALVETSEKLFARGQAELSLGHLTAARGLFDRSVDMLLDAPQGARVEPRLRVQLERLVSRISALEILALREGDGFTQARTEPAVIDQLLEAATLALPEPTRETQAAVAADLASTEHDLPIDNNDRVQSFVELFQGNLRDFMQESLARSSKYLPMVQEIFRSEGIPLDLAYLAIVESGYKTNALSRASARGVWQFMPATGAEYGLDQTWFLDERSDPEKATRAAAQYLKSLNRMFDGDWNLAMASYNAGPGRLQRAVNKSKINDYWKLTETSKFLPKETRNYVPMIMAAVLIAKNPQAYGFDAVPVSPLVFDRVTVPDALDLRTVAEWTGATIEDIRALNPELRRTTTPIGSHDLKVPLGMAPVVEAKLATADPSLFARFSYYHAKAGENLAAIARRFKITRTDLAAANRLRTTSKLKAGQKLLIPLVVTSALASRPAVATATADVASAVTYRVKPGDTLFGIARQFDTTVDDIRKWNSLTSTKLAVGDRLTIHRN; the protein is encoded by the coding sequence ATGACTTTGGCCCGGCTCCTCACCCGGCTTGTTGCGTTGTCTGGCACATGCCTTGTGGTGGCCTGCGGAGCCCGCGCGACCCCGGCGCTGCCAGTCGTCCCATTGCCAGTGGCGCCGCCCGCCCAGGTGGCGGTTCCGGCGGTGACGCCGCCGGCCGCTCCCCTGGTTGACCCCATCAGTGCCCTGGTCGAGACGTCCGAGAAGCTGTTTGCGCGAGGGCAGGCGGAATTGTCCCTCGGACATCTGACCGCCGCGCGTGGCCTGTTTGACCGGTCGGTGGACATGTTGCTCGACGCCCCACAGGGCGCCCGGGTTGAGCCGCGCCTTCGGGTGCAGCTTGAACGCCTGGTCAGCCGCATCAGTGCATTGGAGATCCTGGCCCTGCGCGAGGGTGACGGGTTCACGCAGGCTCGAACGGAGCCGGCGGTGATCGACCAACTGCTTGAGGCCGCAACACTCGCCCTGCCAGAACCGACGCGCGAAACCCAGGCGGCAGTGGCCGCAGACCTGGCGTCCACCGAACACGACCTTCCTATCGACAACAACGACCGGGTGCAGTCGTTCGTCGAGTTGTTTCAGGGCAACCTCCGCGACTTCATGCAGGAGAGCCTGGCGCGCAGTTCGAAGTATCTGCCGATGGTGCAGGAGATCTTCCGCTCCGAAGGCATCCCGCTCGACCTGGCCTATCTGGCTATTGTCGAAAGCGGCTACAAGACCAACGCCCTGTCCCGGGCTTCGGCGCGAGGCGTGTGGCAGTTCATGCCGGCCACCGGCGCTGAGTACGGACTTGACCAGACGTGGTTCCTCGACGAGCGGTCGGACCCTGAGAAGGCCACGCGCGCTGCGGCGCAGTACCTGAAGTCGCTCAACCGGATGTTCGACGGTGACTGGAATCTGGCGATGGCCAGCTACAACGCGGGCCCGGGCCGTCTGCAGCGCGCCGTGAACAAGAGCAAGATCAACGACTACTGGAAACTCACCGAGACGTCGAAGTTCCTGCCGAAGGAAACCCGCAACTACGTGCCGATGATCATGGCGGCCGTGCTCATTGCCAAGAACCCGCAGGCGTACGGGTTCGACGCCGTGCCCGTGTCTCCGCTTGTGTTCGACCGAGTGACCGTGCCGGACGCGCTCGACCTTCGGACTGTGGCCGAGTGGACAGGGGCCACGATCGAAGATATCCGCGCGCTGAATCCGGAATTGCGGCGCACGACCACACCGATTGGCTCGCACGATCTGAAAGTGCCGCTGGGTATGGCGCCCGTCGTCGAAGCGAAGCTGGCTACGGCAGACCCGTCGCTGTTCGCGCGGTTCTCCTACTACCATGCGAAGGCAGGCGAGAATCTGGCGGCCATCGCGCGGCGATTCAAGATCACTCGAACGGATCTGGCCGCCGCCAACCGCCTGCGCACGACCTCGAAGCTCAAGGCTGGCCAGAAATTGCTGATCCCTCTGGTGGTGACGTCGGCGCTTGCCTCGCGCCCAGCCGTGGCAACAGCAACGGCGGACGTGGCCTCGGCCGTGACCTATCGCGTGAAGCCCGGCGATACGTTGTTCGGCATTGCGCGGCAGTTCGACACCACGGTGGACGACATCCGCAAGTGGAACTCGCTGACGTCAACCAAACTGGCCGTCGGCGACCGGCTTACGATTCATCGCAACTGA
- a CDS encoding YifB family Mg chelatase-like AAA ATPase gives MLARLHAAAVFGVEALPVSVEVDVSGGGLPGITMVGLPDTTVRESRDRVRSAIRNSGFPFPVGRVTVSLAPADVRKIGAAFDLPIALGILAASGILPQRDGREMTIVGGLSLDGGIPPMQGVLPIAVAARKARRPALIFPAANLAEAGIVADLPLYPVACLNEAVRVLSLSDPPSATPPVPMAPIGAQGAEDLADVCGQLRGRRALEIAAAGSHHLLFSGSPGAGKTMLARRLAGLLPPLEFDEALLVTSIHSIAGLLPPGSGLVVTRPFRAPHHTCSDMALVGGGASPRPGEVSLAHAGVLFLDELPEFSRRVLETLRQPLEAGVVHVARVARSVTFPARVMLVGAMNPCPCGFHGDARRRCHCPPPLVDRYQRRLSGPLRDRFDLGVEVQGVPWGDITGDPVRETSAVVRARVHAARRRQLDRQGRLNSELDGRALRTHAPLDRPSHALMATAVTRLGLSVRGVTRVLRVARTIADLGGDVELRADHVAEALQFRVPERSG, from the coding sequence ATGTTGGCTCGACTCCATGCGGCGGCGGTGTTCGGGGTGGAAGCACTCCCGGTCTCGGTTGAAGTAGACGTGTCGGGTGGAGGGTTGCCTGGCATCACCATGGTGGGCCTGCCCGACACCACGGTCAGGGAAAGCCGGGACCGCGTGCGCTCGGCGATTCGCAATTCGGGCTTCCCGTTTCCCGTGGGGCGGGTCACGGTGAGTCTCGCGCCAGCCGACGTGCGCAAGATCGGCGCGGCGTTTGACCTGCCCATCGCGCTCGGCATCCTCGCCGCCTCCGGCATCCTGCCCCAGCGCGATGGCCGCGAGATGACCATCGTGGGCGGCTTGTCGCTCGACGGAGGCATTCCTCCCATGCAGGGGGTGCTGCCCATCGCCGTGGCCGCACGCAAGGCGCGAAGGCCCGCGTTGATCTTCCCCGCTGCGAATCTCGCCGAAGCGGGCATCGTCGCCGATCTGCCGCTCTATCCCGTGGCCTGCCTCAACGAGGCCGTCCGTGTGCTCTCACTATCCGACCCTCCATCGGCGACGCCTCCAGTGCCGATGGCGCCCATCGGTGCACAGGGCGCCGAAGACCTGGCTGATGTCTGCGGCCAACTGCGAGGCCGACGGGCGTTGGAAATCGCGGCGGCCGGCTCGCACCACCTCCTCTTCTCCGGCTCACCAGGGGCGGGCAAGACGATGCTGGCGCGGAGATTGGCGGGGTTGCTCCCGCCACTGGAGTTCGACGAAGCGCTGCTGGTGACGTCGATCCACTCCATCGCGGGGCTTCTGCCGCCCGGTTCGGGCCTCGTGGTGACGCGGCCCTTCCGCGCGCCGCATCACACGTGCTCGGACATGGCCCTGGTGGGCGGTGGCGCGTCACCGAGGCCCGGCGAGGTCAGTCTCGCGCACGCCGGTGTGTTGTTCCTCGACGAGTTGCCGGAGTTCAGCCGGCGCGTGCTCGAGACGCTGCGGCAACCCCTGGAGGCCGGCGTGGTGCATGTGGCGCGCGTCGCGCGCAGTGTGACTTTTCCCGCGCGGGTCATGCTGGTCGGTGCGATGAACCCCTGCCCCTGCGGATTCCACGGCGACGCCCGACGTCGCTGTCACTGCCCGCCCCCGCTTGTGGACCGGTATCAGCGGCGCCTGTCGGGGCCACTCCGCGACCGCTTCGACCTGGGTGTGGAGGTGCAGGGGGTGCCGTGGGGCGACATCACTGGCGACCCCGTGCGGGAAACCAGTGCCGTGGTACGCGCGCGGGTTCACGCGGCGCGTCGCCGGCAACTCGATCGGCAGGGCCGCCTCAACTCGGAACTCGACGGCCGCGCCCTTCGCACGCACGCGCCGCTCGATCGCCCGAGTCATGCACTCATGGCGACGGCGGTCACGCGGCTTGGGCTCAGTGTCCGGGGCGTCACACGTGTACTGCGCGTGGCTCGCACCATCGCCGACCTGGGTGGCGACGTTGAACTGCGCGCCGATCACGTGGCCGAGGCCCTGCAGTTCCGAGTCCCGGAACGAAGTGGCTGA
- a CDS encoding DUF411 domain-containing protein — protein sequence MGTHVDRRHVLLTLVGAATAVLGLPRRATGQPAPTMIVYKDPSCGCCQEWVNHATANGYRATVIKADMGPIKVKHQIPASLQSCHTTLIGGYVIEGHVPASDVARLLKEKPKGIIGLTIPGMPSSAPGMDLKPFQPFTVLTFNATGQTTVYTKHTKPA from the coding sequence ATGGGAACCCACGTTGACCGTCGCCACGTCCTTCTTACCCTTGTCGGGGCTGCCACTGCCGTTCTGGGCCTGCCGCGGAGGGCCACTGGCCAACCGGCGCCCACGATGATTGTCTACAAAGACCCCAGCTGCGGGTGCTGCCAGGAGTGGGTGAACCACGCCACCGCCAACGGCTATCGCGCCACGGTCATCAAGGCTGACATGGGCCCCATCAAGGTGAAGCACCAGATTCCCGCCAGCCTGCAAAGCTGCCACACCACGCTGATTGGCGGCTACGTCATCGAAGGGCACGTGCCGGCCTCAGACGTTGCGCGGCTGCTCAAGGAAAAGCCCAAGGGCATCATCGGTCTCACCATTCCCGGCATGCCCTCCAGTGCGCCAGGCATGGATTTGAAGCCCTTCCAGCCGTTCACCGTGCTGACCTTCAACGCCACGGGTCAGACGACGGTCTACACGAAACACACCAAACCGGCTTAG
- a CDS encoding M23 family metallopeptidase — protein MRSPKYTVLIANRQTGAVRRMTVARRPVALAVIGVLCVPVLMGLGARWSGQAEITRLAQQTDALRIENDSYRAATGELAAQISTLQTAITELGEDARLDPAAKRAIDNLPALVKNRAMGVGGGGAAATTPPVTASLGSPNDTFGILQSLLGSLEARLETVRTGVEKQQALAAATPSIWPVVGYLSSMFGSRKDPFTGGPDFHPGLDIAAQSGTPIRSTADGTVESSGYSGNYGNAVVVRHGFGISTRYGHMSRITARTSQQVKRGDIIGYVGSTGRATSAHLHYEILLNGQTINPLRLLARP, from the coding sequence ATGCGTTCACCGAAATACACCGTCCTCATCGCCAATAGACAGACCGGAGCCGTCCGGCGGATGACGGTTGCCCGTCGCCCTGTGGCATTGGCGGTGATCGGTGTGTTGTGTGTGCCGGTGCTGATGGGCCTCGGTGCTCGTTGGTCGGGACAAGCGGAGATCACCCGCCTGGCGCAGCAGACTGACGCGTTGCGGATCGAGAACGACAGCTACCGCGCCGCGACCGGAGAACTGGCCGCGCAAATCTCGACACTGCAAACCGCCATCACCGAACTTGGTGAAGACGCGCGGTTGGATCCCGCTGCCAAGCGTGCGATCGACAACTTGCCTGCGCTGGTGAAGAATCGCGCAATGGGCGTGGGTGGTGGCGGCGCGGCCGCCACAACGCCGCCGGTGACTGCGTCGCTCGGCTCTCCAAACGACACGTTCGGTATTCTGCAAAGCCTGCTCGGCTCGCTCGAAGCGCGCCTTGAGACCGTGCGCACGGGCGTCGAAAAGCAGCAGGCGCTTGCTGCAGCCACACCGTCCATCTGGCCGGTCGTCGGTTACCTGTCTTCGATGTTCGGCAGCCGCAAAGACCCGTTCACGGGTGGCCCCGACTTCCATCCCGGCCTTGATATCGCGGCACAGAGCGGCACGCCGATTCGCTCCACCGCAGACGGCACCGTGGAATCGTCCGGCTACTCCGGTAACTACGGCAATGCCGTGGTGGTGCGCCATGGCTTCGGCATTTCGACCCGCTACGGTCACATGTCGCGGATTACCGCGCGCACCAGCCAGCAGGTCAAGCGCGGCGACATCATTGGCTACGTGGGCTCCACCGGACGCGCCACCAGCGCGCACCTGCACTACGAGATTCTGCTCAACGGGCAGACGATCAATCCGCTGCGCCTGCTCGCCCGGCCGTAG